The Tigriopus californicus strain San Diego chromosome 5, Tcal_SD_v2.1, whole genome shotgun sequence genome includes a region encoding these proteins:
- the LOC131880286 gene encoding succinate--CoA ligase [GDP-forming] subunit beta, mitochondrial-like, translating to MPILSKTLTSFLYKSSPALLGAASGPSTTIGQQAVRHLDLLEYQAKGLLQDHAVTVQKFRVAANKSEAENIPKEFPCDEYVIKAQVLAGGRGKGHFDNGFKGGVHLTKDPKKVPDLVTSMIGNRLITKQTPKDGIPVSKVMVAEAIDITRETYFCIVMDREHNGPVIVCSPDGGMDIEEVAEKTPDRIKKIPVGISTGCTPAVANEVADFLGFKGELKSQCAEQVQRLYDMFVKVDCLQLEVNPLAETPQGKIYTADAKLGFDDNAAFRQKAIFDMEDTTESDPREVEAASYNLNYVQMDGNIGCLVNGAGLAMATMDIIKLYGGEPANFLDVGGSVQEHQVKEAFRIISEDSKVKAILVNVFGGIVNCATIANGVVNACRSIDLKLPLVVRLEGTNVDEAKKILADSGLPIQSALNLDDAAQKACAALK from the exons ATGCCGATTCTAAGCAAAACTTTGACCTCGTTCTTGTACAAGAGCTCTCCGGCTCTCTTGGGAGCAGCCTCGGGTCCTTCGACGACCATTGGTCAACAAGCCGTGAGACATCTCGATCTTTTGGAATATCAAGCCAAGGGACTTCTCCAG GATCATGCCGTGACCGTTCAGAAGTTTCGTGTGGCTGCGAACAAGAGCGAGGCTGAAAACATTCCCAAGGAGTTTCCCTGTGATGAGTATGTTATTAAGGCGCAAGTTTTAGCCGGAGGTCGAGGCAAAGGACACTTCGACAATGGATTCAAG ggaGGCGTTCATTTGACCAAGGATCCCAAGAAAGTCCCGGATTTGGTCACCAGCATGATTGGAAACCGCCTTATCACAAAGCAGACTCCAAAGGACGGAATTCCAGTCTCTAAG GTGATGGTGGCCGAGGCCATCGATATTACCCGAGAAACCTATTTCTGCATTGTAATGGATCGTGAGCACAATGGTCCAGTGATTGTGTGCTCGCCCGATGGAGGCATGGACATTGAGGAAGTCGCCGAAAAAACGCCTGATCGTATCAAGAAGATCCCCGTGGGCATTTCCACTGGATGCACCCCAGCCGTGGCCAATGAGGTGGCCGATTTCTTGGGCTTCAAAGGCGAACTGAAGAGTCAATGTGCTGAGCAG GTTCAACGCTTGTATGACATGTTTGTGAAGGTGGACTGTCTTCAATTGGAGGTGAACCCTTTGGCTGAGACTCCCCAGGGTAAGATTTATACCGCCGATGCCAAGTTGGGTTTCGATGATAATGCCGCATTCCgacaaaaggccattttcGACATGGAAGACACCACGGAATCCGACCCAAGGGAGGTCGAAGCCGCCTCTTACAACCTCAACTACGTTCAG ATGGACGGAAATATCGGATGCCTGGTGAATGGAGCTGGCTTGGCCATGGCCACAATGGACATCATCAAACTTTATGGTGGAGAGCCAGCTAACTTTTTGGACGTTGGCGGATCTGTCCAGGAGCATCAG GTGAAGGAGGCTTTCCGCATCATTAGCGAAGACTCCAAAGTCAAAGCCATTCTGGTGAATGTGTTTGGCGGGATTGTGAACTGTGCCACCATCGCTAACGGTGTGGTGAATGCGTGTCGCTCCATTGACCTCAAGTTACCGTTGGTGGTTCGTTTGGAAGGAACCAACGTGGATGAGGCCAAGAAGATCCTGGCCGATTCTGGGCTCCCAATTCAAAG TGCCCTGAATTTGGATGACGCCGCTCAAAAAGCGTGCGCTGCTTTGAAGTAG
- the LOC131880519 gene encoding probable tubulin polyglutamylase ttll-15, with translation MRSHLIKYILMAIVAVTLIQNVILYCLLFKSSYPEKSRTVHLCGPEIWLRTVRSVTEKFGFVPTNDMEQADLVWGLNCPWDDMFLKMKTMGFHQRFNKIPGLNAIVKKSQLSTKGFPFVPKTFLVPRDAHHLKAFVKNHPKKLFLTKHPHQHVVSLINPSDVPSWQNEELLIQELIHPPYLVGGYKFDLTMYVLITSINPLRVYTNKKLMLRFCPNPYHEFQADPISSSVDSYVIRDHDFAHAIWIPGVKNYTTLRYPHHAALAAYIRDQGQDPDVLFLKMKQMVLDVILESLPRLRRAAEDFPKAGNSSFFQLTRWDFVLDDNLQPYLLEANGSPDLGRHIELNVKRSSRYLFDAFHMMDLGSLGGNINARERDFITTVELMARPEQCLKCHNACQQKECRICFQCISPSMLDTLYTVYVENQNRGTYQRLFPLPRALAQWTNFSRHSSLVETDGQLQDWFNAMCERDNDFC, from the exons ATGCGCAGTCATCtcatcaaatacattttgatgGCTATTGTGGCGGTGACGCTAATTCAAAATGTTATTCTCTATTGcttgcttttcaaaagcagTTATCCAG AAAAGTCTCGCACGGTCCATCTTTGTGGGCCAGAAATCTGGCTCCGAACTGTCCGGTCGGTGACTGAAAAGTTTGGATTTGTGCCAACTAATGATATGGAACAGGCTGATCTGGTCTGGGGTCTGAACTGCCCTTGGGACGACATGttcctcaaaatgaaaaccatGGGCTTCCATCAACGTTTCAACAAGATTCCGGGCCTAAATGCCATTGTCAAGAAGTCTCAACTGTCGACCAAGGGATTTCCGTTTGTGCCCAAAACATTTCTCGTTCCACGCGACGCACACCATTTGAAGGCTTTTGTAAAGAACCATCCCAAGAAGTTGTTTCTCACCAAGCACCCACATCAACACGTTGTTTCCCTCATCAATCCTTCAGATGTCCCTAGTTGGCAGAATGAAGAACTCCTGATTCAAGAACTCATTCATCCACCCTACTTGGTGGGAGGGTACAAATTCGACTTGACCATGTACGTGCTGATTACATCGATTAATCCATTGAGAGTGTACACCAACAAGAAGCTTATGCTGAGGTTCTGTCCCAATCCGTACCACGAGTTCCAAGCGGACCCAATCTCAAGTTCCGTGGACTCTTACGTGATTCGGGACCACGACTTTGCTCATGCCATCTGGATACCGGGTGTGAAAAATTATACGACCCTGCGGTATCCTCATCATGCGGCCTTGGCCGCTTACATTCGCGATCAGGGTCAAGATCCAGATGtcttatttttgaaaatgaagcagATGGTGTTGGATGTGATCCTTGAAAGTCTACCAAGATTAAGGCGTGCTGCTGAAGACTTTCCTAAAGCAGGgaattcctctttttttcaactcaCCAGATGGGACTTTGTGTTAGATGATAACCTTCAGCCTTATTTGCTCGAGGCTAATGGATCACCAGATCTGGGAAGACATATCGAGCTGAACGTCAAACGAAGTTCACGGTATCTTTTTGACG CGTTCCACATGATGGATTTGGGCTCTCTGGGAGGCAATATCAATGCTCGAGAGCGGGACTTTATCACCACTGTGGAGCTCATGGCTCGGCCAGAGCAATGCCTAAAATGTCACAATGCCTGTCAACAGAAAGAATGTCGCATTTGCTTTCAATGCATATCCCCAAGCATGCTGGACACACTCTACACTGTGTATGTGGAGAATCAGAATAGAGGAACCTACCAAAGATTGTTCCCGTTGCCACGAGCCTTGGCGCAATGGACCAACTTCAGTCGACATTCCAGCTTAGTGGAGACTGATGGCCAACTGCAAGATTGGTTTAAT
- the LOC131880284 gene encoding folylpolyglutamate synthase, mitochondrial-like → MLWNPLRSRVFWVPYYRIVMTSPIQNRRLHSYDEAIIALNSLQSNVSTIRQSLAERQKNAQTNLPRTVAFLEKSGMTMDDMRQIKFVHVSGTKGKGSTCAFLESILRKHGLKTGFFSSPHLVTATERIRLNGVPISQEKFTPYFWSVFDRLCGPNEVERPPYFMFMTLLAFHVFWKENVDVAIMEVGIGGSYDCTNVIPTPLVCGITALGIDHTSMLGNTIEEIAWHKAGIMKPGALTFVDSNQPPAALHVIKTEAHRVGAQAWVVPQLDDYDWGSFPAKKLGLFGTIQERNASIALQMSRAFLQAAKGWEVPATVRDGDLEVAQPYPLSVEDALGLRLCFWPGRSQTLIFDDVVFMLDGAHTKESMQACKAWFEHESPNQMNRLDPSNAGRDRVFKVLLFNSTGDHSFEEMLFILSTLDFDMVVFCTNSASKKMADNINHMSTMTDRLERCRLHKAIWDLMNPHVPSLIIPFLDNALVWITQCHGDLRRLCCHSGNGLEECNGSKYSEVHLKGVQKLLGDGSPCPEKLTQASQVQVLATGSLHLIGGVLEIANPDISMMSEQEKEQQQAVEDEYVSLGGNRSAVSS, encoded by the coding sequence ATGCTTTGGAATCCATTGCGATCAAGAGTGTTCTGGGTGCCTTACTACCGAATAGTCATGACTTCTCCGATCCAAAACCGACGTCTTCATAGCTATGATGAGGCCATCATCGCTCTGAACTCTCTGCAAAGCAATGTCAGTACCATTCGCCAAAGTTTGGCTGAGCGGCAGAAGAATGCGCAAACCAATTTGCCCCGAACGGTGGCCTTCTTGGAAAAATCGGGCATGACTATGGACGACATGAGACAGATCAAGTTCGTTCATGTGAGTGGAACCAAAGGCAAAGGGTCCACATGTGCCTTCCTTGAGTCGATCTTGCGCAAACATGGTCTGAAAACGGGCTTTTTCTCATCACCGCATTTGGTGACGGCCACAGAACGCATCCGATTGAATGGTGTGCCCATCAGTCAGGAGAAGTTCACGCCTTACTTCTGGTCTGTGTTTGACAGGTTGTGTGGTCCCAATGAGGTGGAACGACCACCCTACTTTATGTTCATGACGCTCTTGGCGTTCCACGTGTTCTGGAAGGAGAACGTCGATGTGGCTATTATGGAGGTGGGCATTGGCGGCTCTTACGATTGTACTAATGTCATTCCCACGCCATTGGTTTGTGGTATCACGGCCTTAGGCATCGATCATACCTCCATGTTGGGCAATACGATCGAAGAAATCGCTTGGCACAAGGCTGGGATCATGAAACCCGGCGCTCTGACCTTTGTTGACTCCAATCAACCCCCTGCAGCTCTCCATGTCATCAAAACCGAGGCACATCGCGTAGGTGCTCAAGCTTGGGTGGTTCCACAACTCGACGACTACGATTGGGGCTCTTTCCCGGCCAAAAAGTTGGGTTTGTTTGGCACCATCCAGGAAAGGAACGCTTCCATAGCGCTGCAGATGTCCCGAGCGTTTCTGCAAGCCGCCAAGGGGTGGGAAGTGCCTGCCACGGTAAGGGACGGTGACCTTGAAGTGGCCCAACCGTATCCCTTGAGCGTCGAGGATGCATTGGGATTGCGCCTTTGTTTTTGGCCGGGACGCTCTCAAACCTTGATCTTTGACGACGTGGTGTTCATGCTGGATGGCGCCCACACCAAGGAGAGTATGCAAGCTTGCAAAGCTTGGTTCGAGCATGAATCGCCTAACCAGATGAACCGTCTTGATCCGAGCAATGCAGGTCGAGATCGCGTTTTTAAGGTTCTTCTATTCAACTCGACGGGTGATCATTCATTTGAGGAAATGCTCTTCATTCTCTCCACACTCGACTTCGACATGGTGGTGTTCTGTACCAATTCCGCTTCGAAGAAGATGGCTGATAACATCAACCATATGTCCACTATGACCGATCGATTGGAACGCTGTCGTCTTCACAAGGCCATCTGGGATTTGATGAACCCCCATGTTCCTAGTCTGATCATTCCCTTCCTGGACAACGCTTTGGTTTGGATTACCCAATGTCACGGTGATTTGAGACGATTGTGTTGCCACAGTGGGAACGGTTTGGAAGAATGTAATGGAAGTAAATATTCCGAGGTCCATCTCAAGGGCGTACAGAAGCTACTTGGAGATGGCTCACCTTGCCCTGAGAAACTCACCCAGGCAAGTCAGGTGCAAGTGTTGGCCACTGGATCCCTTCATCTGATTGGAGGAGTCTTGGAGATAGCTAATCCCGATATCTCTATGATGAGCGAACAGGAGAAAGAGCAGCAACAAGCCGTTGAAGACGAGTACGTCTCTCTCGGTGGGAACAGATCGGCTGTCTCTTCATAG